The window CGCGCTAGCGTGCGGTTCTTCCGCGCAAACCCGCGTCCTCCCCGACCGGCGCCCAACCATTCACTCTCTTAGCCACTAGCTTCTAGCAACTAGCAACTCTCACACTCACAACAAAACAAAGTGTCCACCATCGAAGCACAAGCTGACCTCGACGCATCCAATTCCAACGTCGATCCGGACCATGCCTCAGCGAGCGGCTACGAGCTTGTGATCGAGCCTCGGAAGGGGCTGCAATTATTCGACTGGAAGGAGTTGGTTGCGTACCGCGATCTGTTCCGCTTTTTGATATGGCGTCAGATCAAAGTCCGTTACGCTCAGTCGGCAATCGGAATCGGCTGGGCGATCATTCAGCCTTTGTTTTCGATGGTGCTGTTTACATTGATTTTTGGAAGGCTTGCCGAAATCGATTCGAACGGGGCACCATACGCACTGTTCAGTTTGGCGGCACTGCTGCCTTGGACTTACTTCAGCAATGCGATCACCGACGGCGTTGCCAGTTTGGTCAGTGAAGCCAACATGCTCCGCAAGATCTACTTCCCGCGGTTGCTACTCCCGCTTTCGGCGGTCTGTGCGAAGTTGGTCGACTTCGGGATCGCGGCGGCGATGATGGCGATCTTGATGGTGATCTACAAACAAACCCCACCTATTGAAATACTAGTCCTACCGCTCGCCGTGATCCTGATGATCATCACGGCCAGCGGTGTCAGCGTTTGGCTGACGGCACTGGCCGTCCAGTACCGCGACGTCAAACACGCGATGACGTTCCTGGTTCAGTTGCTGATGTACGCCAGCCCAGTCGTTTATCCCACATCAATGATTCCTGAAAAATATCGTCTCTTATATGCACTTAATCCAATGGTTGGAGTGATCGAGACTTTTCGCACCTGCCTATTGGGCACACAGCCGATTCCGTGGGACTTGCTTGGTATCGGTTTTGTCTCTGCCGCAGCTCTTCTCCTCACAGGGTTAATCTTCTTCCGTAAAAAAGAAAAAATCTTCGCTGACGTAGCATGAGTCTCATACGTGTAGAGTTCTATTTAGAAGCTTGTCCACTAAGGCATTTGACCAAACAAAATGATGCAACGAACTAGATTATTGCTTATAGGAGCCACCGGTTTTGTCGGCCAGGAGTTTCATCGCCAGCTTGCCAAACGTCGGTGCGAAGTCGTTCCCGTCGGGCGGAGCGATGTGGATATCTACGACGCGACCGCATTGGCTACACACATTTGCGACAAACGGATTGATTTCGCGATCAATTGTGCAGGTTATACGGGCAAACCAAACGTCGATGCGTGTGAGCTAGATAAACTGAACTGCCTGCAAGGTAATTCATCCCTTCCCGGCATTATCGCTCGGGCCTGTGCCGAGACCGGAACGCGATGGGGGCATGTTTCCTCGGGGTGTATCTTCACCGGTCGACGAGCGGACGGTGCTGGCTTTACCGAAGACGATGCGCCTAACTTTTCCTTCCGTCAGAACAATTGTAGCTTCTATTCCGGCACCAAGGCTCTCGGCGAAGAAATTCTCGCTGATGCCGAAGATGTTTATATATGGCGGTTGCGGATTCCTTTTAATAACATCGATTCGCCTCGCAACTACCTAACGAAGGTCATGCGATACGAGACGTTGCTGGAGGCAGAGAACAGTCTCTCGCATCTCGGTGACTTCGTCACATCGGCAATCGATTGCTTTGAAAAAGAACTGCCCTTCGGTCTCTATAATTTGACCAACCCGGGAGCAGTCACGACTTCGAAGGTCGTTGAAATGATACGTGATTCAGGGGTTTGCGATAAAGAGTTTTGTTTCTTCGAGGACGAAGATGAGTTCATGGCGAAGGCGGCCAAAACCCCACGTTCGAACTGCGTTCTTGACAGTTCCAAAGCGGTCGCAGCTGGTCTACCGCTTCGCCCAATTGAAATCGCCCTCCGCGAATCGCTCGATACCTGGAAAACAGCACTCGCAACGACGAATTAGGATATGAAAGTTCTTATCACTGGTGGCGCTGGATTCATCGGCGGTTGTTTTGTGCGGCATGCCGTGACAGATTCGGCCGACACAATCATTAACCTTGATGCCTTAACCTATGCGGGAAACCGAGACTCGATACCTGTCGAGAGCCCACGCCATATATTCGTTGATGGAAGCATCAATGACGCCGAATTGCTTGACGAGCTATTCGCAAAACATCAACCGGACGCGGTGGTGCACTTTGCGGCGGAGTCTCATGTCGATCGTTCGATCGATGGACCGGGCGCATTTATCGAAACAAATATTCATGGCACCTATTCGCTTTTAACAGCCGCGCGGAATTATTGGCAGTCATTAAAGAAGGGAAGCCGTGACGATTTTCGTTTCCTTCATATTTCGACTGACGAAGTCTATGGCTCGCTTGGGGCCGAAGGGTACTTCACCGAGCAAACTCCCTATGCTCCCACTTCTCCCTATTCGGCGAGTAAGGCATCGTCGGATCATTTGGTACGGGCGTGGCACCATACTTTCGGCTTGCCGACGATGATCACGAACTGCAGCAACAACTACGGTCCTTACCAATTTCCTGAAAAGCTGATCCCGCTGATGACGCTCAACGCCATTGCAGGAAAGCCATTGCCGGTTTACGGGGACGGGTTGAATGTACGTGATTGGTTGTATGTTGGCGACCATTGCTCGGCGATACGCACGGTTTTGGAAAATGGTGTGCCTGGCGAAACGTACAACATCGGCGGTAATTGCGAACGCACGAATATTGAGATCGTGAAGACCATTTGCCGTACCGTCAATGAATTATGCTCTGATGTGAGTCACGATTGCGAGTCACTGATCACATACGTCAGCGATCGTCCCGGTCATGACCGACGTTATGCGATCGACGCTAGCAAGATCAAGAGTGACCTCGGTTGGGAGCCCGTTCAGACCTTTGAATCGGCAATTGTCGAGACGGTCCGCTGGTATCTCGATAACACTCAGTGGACCAAGCGAATCCTTAGTGGCGAGTACCGACTGGAAAGACTCGGTGTGGCGGGGAGCTAAGAGGGAAACGCACGGTATTGAGCTGATCTTTTAATCTACTTTTCTACACGAAATCACTTGCCGCATGTCCAGATCACAGATTGCCGAACCCACCCCATGTCGCGACCACGACCCGACTCGCCGCAAGGGAATCGTCCTGGCGGGAGGCAGCGGGACCCGCTTGCACCCGATCACAAAGGGAATTAGCAAGCAGTTATTGCCGATCTATGACAAGCCAATGGTGTATTACCCGCTTTCAACCCTAATGTTGGCAGGCATTCGTAAGATCCTTTTGATCTCGACCCCTCAGGATTTACCGGGATTCAAGAGATTACTTGGCGACGGGGCAAGTTGGGGGATCGAATTGACTTATGCGGAGCAACCGAGCCCGGATGGTCTAGCGCAAGCATTTGTTATAGGGGCCGACTTTATTGACGGTCACCCATCCGCCCTCGTGTTGGGGGACAATATTTTTTACGGCCAAGGGTTCAGCACGCAGCTCATGCGAGTTTCCAACCGGGAAAAGGGAGCTACAATATTTGGCTACAAAGTAAGTGATCCCAAGCGCTATGGTATCGTTGAGTTCGATCAGAAAGGACGTGTGAAGTCGTTGCAAGAAAAGCCGAATATTCCAAGGTCCAACTTCGCGATTCCCGGACTGTATTTCTACGATGAGAAGGTCGTTGACATTGCAGCGGGTTTAAAAAGATCGGAGCGCGGAGAGTTCGAAATAACCGATGTCAACAAGGAGTATCTACAGAGGGGAGAACTCTCGGTGGAGCCTCTGTCGAGGGGCTTTGCATGGCTCGATACGGGGACAAGAGATAGCTTACTTGATGCGTGCAATTTCGTCGCAGCAATTGAAAAGCGGCAAGGCATGAAAATTGGTTGCCTTGAGGAAATTGCATGGCGGAACGGGTGGATCTCCGACCAAGAGCTAGAGGCGAGCGCGGAGCACTTCAATAATGACTATGGCGAATATCTGTGTCAGCTGCGAGGTTCTCTGTCAGCGATAAGCAGGCCGGATGATGGAATCTAATAACTCCCAGGGTGTGAGCCAGGAGCTTATACACAGCGTGAACGAGAGTGCTCAGCAGGCTAAAGGCGCTGATCATGAACGTTTAGGCAGGCGGCAGATCGCATTGTTGTACGCTGCAACATTCGTCATCCTACCGACCTGGATTTGCTATTATTTAGTTTCACTTAGGATCGGCAAAAATTCGTCTCTCGAATCACATGGTCAGTTTCTATCACTGTGGCCCGGGCGATTTGGTAATCTTTGTCGAGTTGCGTTCTACCGACTTGTGTTGCGGGAGTGCCATCCGACTGTTTCGGTCGGGTTCAACGTGCTTCTATCGAAGGTTGATACCGAATTGGATTCGCATGTGTATTTGGGGCCAGGGACGATGCTGGGCGATGTTTCTATTGGGCGCGACACCCTGGTAGGCCCGGGAGTTCAGATACCAAGCGGTCCACACATTCACGGTTTTGCGCGCCTCGATGTACCCATAAGGTTGCAGAAGGGGACGCCTCGAAAAGTGATCGTCGGGCGAGACTGCTGGATTGGTGCTGGCGCGATTGTTATGGCAGATGTCGGAAAGGGTGCGATTGTTGCAGCGGGGGCTGTAGTGACAAAACCTGTTGCGCCGTGGACAATCGTTGGTGGGGTTCCGGCCGTGCGAATCGGGGAACGTGTCGATATCGCAGAGCTAGACCGGCAGCCTGGAAAATAAATTCATAGCAACTACCTTGGTAATCGACTTCACTAAGAGCAGCGATGGGAACTCCGATTATTTCTGTTGAACAACTGTCTAAGGCGTATCGCTTAGGTCTTAAAGAGGAGGTTCCGGACACGCTCGTTGGTGCCGCAAAGAACATTTTCCAGAGTCCCCTAAGGAATTTCAAGGGCCTGCGCTCGTTGGACACCAGCGATTCTTGCGCGCATGGTGAGGAAACGTTGTGGGCTTTGCGAGAAGTGTCATTCGAGGTGGGGGAGGGGGATGTCGTTGGGATAGTCGGGCGAAACGGTGCTGGTAAAAGTACTTTGCTGAAAATCCTTAGCCGCATCACTGAGCCCACAGTCGGGCGGGTTACAATGCGAGGTAGGGTGAGTAGCCTACTGGAAGTTGGGACCGGGTTTCACCCTGAGCTTACCGGTCGTGAGAACGTATATATGAATGGCACGATTCTCGGAATGACAAAGAAGGAAATTGATCGGAAGTTCGATGAAATTATAGACTTCAGTGGAGTCGAAAAATTCCTTGATACTCCGACCAAACGTTATTCGTCGGGCATGCAGGTGCGACTCGCATTTGCCGTCGCTGCCCATCTAGAGCCCGAGATATTGATTATCGATGAAGTACTGGCGGTGGGAGATATCCAGTTCCAGCGCAAATGTCTCGGTCGCATGCATCAAGTCGCGAAAAGCGGCCGGACAGTGTTGTTCGTAAGTCACAATCTGTCTGCTGTTCGAGAGATATGTAATCGGGCTCTGGTTATGCAGGGTGGAGAGGTGTTCTATTCTGGGGGTGCCGGCGAGGCTCTCTCGCGGTACTCAAGTTCGATGCTTGAGCCGGAGAGTGGTAAAACGGCAGGCTTAGAAGTGACGCTGAAAGATGGCTGGGAGGTCTCGCCATGCGTAATAAAGGTTGAAAAAACGCAGGGCGGTAGTTCATTTGCTACTAAAAACGAAGAATCGAGAACTTCTCAAATCACTTTCAAGATGGCACTGCGTAGAGTAAGTGCTTGCGATTCAAAGTGGTATGATATTGCTATCGGAATCTATTCAGCCGACGGGACTTTACTAGCAAACACTAACACATCGAAGCTTAGTAGCGCACCCTCTCTTTCACGCTCAAAAGAAAGCCTAACTTGTCGTATCAATGCGCAGTCTTTCACGCCAGGGGATTACTTCATAAATTTGGCAATTTTCGATTCGGCGGGAAAGGTTTCTCTTCATTTGGAGAATGCAGCAGCTTTCCGAATTGAGCGAACGCTTGGGGACGCAGTGAATCGAAGGCTTCCGCATGATGCGCCTTTCGAGCTAGATGGAGACTGGAAGTTTTCTACGTTGAAGACCGTGGGGGACTAGATGAGCACGCTTATCGCATGTATCGGTGCATTTGATCGCAATAATTATGGGGATTTGTTGTTCCCAC of the Roseiconus lacunae genome contains:
- a CDS encoding ABC transporter permease encodes the protein MSTIEAQADLDASNSNVDPDHASASGYELVIEPRKGLQLFDWKELVAYRDLFRFLIWRQIKVRYAQSAIGIGWAIIQPLFSMVLFTLIFGRLAEIDSNGAPYALFSLAALLPWTYFSNAITDGVASLVSEANMLRKIYFPRLLLPLSAVCAKLVDFGIAAAMMAILMVIYKQTPPIEILVLPLAVILMIITASGVSVWLTALAVQYRDVKHAMTFLVQLLMYASPVVYPTSMIPEKYRLLYALNPMVGVIETFRTCLLGTQPIPWDLLGIGFVSAAALLLTGLIFFRKKEKIFADVA
- a CDS encoding sugar nucleotide-binding protein, with product MQRTRLLLIGATGFVGQEFHRQLAKRRCEVVPVGRSDVDIYDATALATHICDKRIDFAINCAGYTGKPNVDACELDKLNCLQGNSSLPGIIARACAETGTRWGHVSSGCIFTGRRADGAGFTEDDAPNFSFRQNNCSFYSGTKALGEEILADAEDVYIWRLRIPFNNIDSPRNYLTKVMRYETLLEAENSLSHLGDFVTSAIDCFEKELPFGLYNLTNPGAVTTSKVVEMIRDSGVCDKEFCFFEDEDEFMAKAAKTPRSNCVLDSSKAVAAGLPLRPIEIALRESLDTWKTALATTN
- the rfbB gene encoding dTDP-glucose 4,6-dehydratase is translated as MKVLITGGAGFIGGCFVRHAVTDSADTIINLDALTYAGNRDSIPVESPRHIFVDGSINDAELLDELFAKHQPDAVVHFAAESHVDRSIDGPGAFIETNIHGTYSLLTAARNYWQSLKKGSRDDFRFLHISTDEVYGSLGAEGYFTEQTPYAPTSPYSASKASSDHLVRAWHHTFGLPTMITNCSNNYGPYQFPEKLIPLMTLNAIAGKPLPVYGDGLNVRDWLYVGDHCSAIRTVLENGVPGETYNIGGNCERTNIEIVKTICRTVNELCSDVSHDCESLITYVSDRPGHDRRYAIDASKIKSDLGWEPVQTFESAIVETVRWYLDNTQWTKRILSGEYRLERLGVAGS
- the rfbA gene encoding glucose-1-phosphate thymidylyltransferase RfbA — its product is MSRSQIAEPTPCRDHDPTRRKGIVLAGGSGTRLHPITKGISKQLLPIYDKPMVYYPLSTLMLAGIRKILLISTPQDLPGFKRLLGDGASWGIELTYAEQPSPDGLAQAFVIGADFIDGHPSALVLGDNIFYGQGFSTQLMRVSNREKGATIFGYKVSDPKRYGIVEFDQKGRVKSLQEKPNIPRSNFAIPGLYFYDEKVVDIAAGLKRSERGEFEITDVNKEYLQRGELSVEPLSRGFAWLDTGTRDSLLDACNFVAAIEKRQGMKIGCLEEIAWRNGWISDQELEASAEHFNNDYGEYLCQLRGSLSAISRPDDGI
- a CDS encoding acyltransferase, with amino-acid sequence MESNNSQGVSQELIHSVNESAQQAKGADHERLGRRQIALLYAATFVILPTWICYYLVSLRIGKNSSLESHGQFLSLWPGRFGNLCRVAFYRLVLRECHPTVSVGFNVLLSKVDTELDSHVYLGPGTMLGDVSIGRDTLVGPGVQIPSGPHIHGFARLDVPIRLQKGTPRKVIVGRDCWIGAGAIVMADVGKGAIVAAGAVVTKPVAPWTIVGGVPAVRIGERVDIAELDRQPGK
- a CDS encoding ABC transporter ATP-binding protein, which encodes MGTPIISVEQLSKAYRLGLKEEVPDTLVGAAKNIFQSPLRNFKGLRSLDTSDSCAHGEETLWALREVSFEVGEGDVVGIVGRNGAGKSTLLKILSRITEPTVGRVTMRGRVSSLLEVGTGFHPELTGRENVYMNGTILGMTKKEIDRKFDEIIDFSGVEKFLDTPTKRYSSGMQVRLAFAVAAHLEPEILIIDEVLAVGDIQFQRKCLGRMHQVAKSGRTVLFVSHNLSAVREICNRALVMQGGEVFYSGGAGEALSRYSSSMLEPESGKTAGLEVTLKDGWEVSPCVIKVEKTQGGSSFATKNEESRTSQITFKMALRRVSACDSKWYDIAIGIYSADGTLLANTNTSKLSSAPSLSRSKESLTCRINAQSFTPGDYFINLAIFDSAGKVSLHLENAAAFRIERTLGDAVNRRLPHDAPFELDGDWKFSTLKTVGD